CGCCGCGGACCGCCATCTCCTCCTGTACGGGGTGCAGGGAGGGCATCGTGCCGGGTTCGCCGCCCGTGGCCAGCCCCTCGGAGGTGACGATCTCCTGCCCGTCGAGTGCGGCGGCCGGGACCAGGCAGGCGTTGACAGCGACCCAGTCGGTGGGTTTGTGCACGCCGGGCCGGGCCACCATGACCGAGCAGGCACCGCACTCGCCCTCGGCACAACCCTCCTTCGTGCCGGTGAGACCGCGCTCGCGCAGGAAGTCCAGCGCTGTGGTGTGGGGCGTGGCCGGCGCGAGCGGCGTCTCTTCCCCGTTGACCGTGATGCGTGCCTCGGTGACGCCGCCGGGCAGCCGTTCCGGAGCGTGATCGGTCGATGTCATGTTCGCCAATTTGAGGCAGCTTTCTGTGTTCAGACGCGCCTCACGAAGGAAGCGGGCGCGGGAGAAGCGGGAGCAGGAGAAGCGGGCGCGGGTCGGCACGGGACAGCGAAGTGCCGCATCGCGGAGAGGAGAGTGCGGAGAACGAGAAGGAGAAGACAGCGGGACGTGCCGCGGAGGGGCACATCAGGACGGCGGCGTACTCAGCAGCCGTGCGCGATCCGACCCGGAACCCAGGCGGTGCACTGGGCGAGGCGACCGAGATCAGAGCTGGTGTACATCTGCTGGTCGCCTCCTTTTGGTGCCGGTGCCGGTGCCGTGGGTCAGTGCCGGGTGTTGGTCCCGAGGGGTAGTCCCAGGGGTCAACGACGTGGACCCGTGCCGTGGGTCAGTGCCGCGGCGCGGGTCAGCGTCATCGCAAACTAGTGACTTGCTTCACGCAGGTCAAGGGTGCGGGTCTCGGTGCAAGGGTGCGCGTCTCGGTGCGAGGGTGCGAATGCGGTGTGGGCCGGGCGTTCGGCCGCAGTTACGCGGCGAGAGCCTTGTCACCCTGTCCGGCACTCGGACGCCGGCTGTTGCCCGCCGCCAGCAGCGAGTCCGCTGCCTCGAGGGCCTGGCCGACGTCCTGGCAGTCGGTCATCACGCACAGCGTGTAGCTGACGTCTTCCAACGCGCGGGAGGTCGCGCCGGTGGGGCGGATGTCGTGATCGATACGTGCCTGTGCGAAGCGTGCCAGCACCGTGCGCAGCGTATTCTCCGCCGGGACAACCATTGCTTCTCCTCGATGTGGGCAGTGCCGTGTCTGCAGGGCCCGGTTGCCCCGTTCCACGGGAAGCACGCCCGGGGCGTGCTGCGGATGCCGAGGACCCCAGCGGCCGGAGCTGAATGGCATCCCCGATGCGCTACTTGAGGTCGCGCTGCTCGGGCACCACGACGCCGAAGCGGTCCTGGATCGTCGCGAGGGCGCTCTCATGGACCTGCCGGGCCGGGATGCCCCGCGGGTTCCCGTTCACCGGGAGCGGGCGGGTCGCCGAGGCGTCGCCGATCACGGTCGGGTCATAGCCGTTGTAGACGGCGCCCTCCGCGGTGAAGAGGGTGCACATGTGTGTCATGAAGCCGGAGATGATGACGTTCTTGCGGCCGGTCTTCTTGAGCTCGGCGGCGAGGTCGGTGTCGTGGAAGCCGTTGGGGACGGCCTTCTCGACGACGGTCTCCCCCTTGACCGGCTCGAGGGCCGGGATGATCTGTCCCGCCTTCGACTTCAGGTCGTAGCCCTTCTCCACGATGTGGATGACAGGCGTGTGCGCCTTGCGGGCACGCTCCAGGAGGGCCTTGGTGTTCTTGACCGCGTCGCGCCAGCCGGTGAGCTCCATCGTGCCGTGGGTGTAGACGTTCTGGTAGTCGACGAGGATCAGCGTCGCGTCGGACAGGTTCGCGGGCGTCTCGTCCAGCTTCATCAGCTGACGCAGCGTGGTGGTGTCCCTGGCGTGGTTCCTCTCGCGCTTCTTCTCATGGCTCTTCTCGTGGCGCTGGTCGCGGCTGTCGGTGCGCGTGGCGGCCTCGGAGCTACCGCCGCACGCGGTGAGCGTGGCGCCCAGCACGGCGGCGGCGCCCAGGATGGCGGCCGGACGGAGCAGCTCGGTCCGCATCAGACGATCTCCTTCTGCGTGGCGACCACGACCCCGTACAGGTCGGCGATGGTGGCCAAGGCGCCGTAGTGCACCTGGTGGGCGTCGAGGTCGGTGCCGGTGACCGGGAGCGAACGGGTCGCGGTGGCTTCGGCGACGACGGTGGGACGGTTGCCGTTCAGGAAGGCGCCCTGTGCGGTGAACGCCACGCACATGTGCGTCATCCAGCCGACGATGACGACGTCCTGTCCCTCCTTGAGGTGCGTGTCGAGGTCGGTGCCGACGAACGCGTTCGGGACCTGCTTGACGACGACCGGCTCGCCGTCGAGGGGCGCGACCTTGGGGTGGATGCTGCCGATCTCGGCGCGGATGTCGTACGGGGTGCCCTCCCCGCCGTCATTGATGACGTGCACGACGCGGGTACCTGCCTCGCGGGCCCGTGCGAGGAGCTGCTCGGCGGCGTCGAGGGACTTCTCCCAGCCATCGAGCTCCATGACGCCCTGGGTGTAGGTGTTCTGGAAGTCGATCAGGATCAGCGTCGCGTCAGCGAGCTTCGCGGGCGCCTGGTCGAAGCCGTTGAGCTCGCGCAGCGTCGTTCTGGACATGGGGAGACCACCTTCATGGATACGCGGAAGTGCAGTGGAATGCCTGCAATACGCAGTTCGCGGTGCTTCGTCGAGCTGCGTTGATCACGCTATGGCGGGGTGGGCAGGTCGGCAATGACGTGTAACCTGCAGATTCAGACATGGCAGACGCGAAGACGCCGATCGGGGGATCCGAGATCCATGCAGGACACCGCCGCCGGACGGCTCATCGTCATCGTGCTGTTCGACGGCGTCGACCTGCTCGACGTCACCGGGCCCCCCGAGGTGTTCTCGCTCGCGCTGCGCGAGACCGACGAGGCGGCGGGCTACGAGGTCGTACTCGCCGCCGCGGCCATGGATCCGGTCACCACGGGTGCGGGCGTACGCATCCTGCCCGACGTCACCTTCGAGGAGGCCGCGCGCCGCAGCATCGACACGCTGCTGGTGCCCGGCGCCGTGGAGGTGGACGCCGAACGCCGCGTGCACCCGCTCGTGGATCCCGAGCTCGTCGAGTGGGTGAAGGTCCTCGCCGCCCGCTCGCACCGGATCACGTCCGTGTGCGTGGGCGCGCATCTGCTCGCCGCGGCGGGCCTGCTGGACGGCAAGCGGGCGACCACGCACTGGTCGACCGCGCAGCGGTTGGCCGACGATCACCCGGCGGTGCGGGTCGACGCCGACCCGATCTTCATCCGCGAGGACAACGTGTGGACCGGAGCAGGCATCAGTGCCTGCCTCGACCTCTCGCTTGCGCTGATCGCCGACGATCTCGGCGAGGCGGTCGCGTTGCGGGTGGCCCGCCAGCTGGTGATGTACCTCAAACGTCCCAGCGGGCAGAGCCAGTTCAGCGTGCCGCTGACCCAGGTGTCCACGACCCGACGCATCGAGGACCTGCGCCACCACATCCTGCGCCACATCGGCAGACCACTGACCGTGACCGCTCTCGCCGAGTACGCGCACGTCAGCGACCGGCATCTGACACGCCTGTTCAAGACCGAACTGGGCGTGACCCCGCACGCGTACATCGAGTCGGTACGCGTGGAGAAGGCACGCCACAGCCTGGAGTCCTCGGACGCCACGCTCGAACGGATCGCGTCCGACTGCGGTTTCGGCACGGTGGACACGCTGGTGCGGGCGTTCCGGCGCCGTCTGAACACGACGCCGAGTGACTACCGGCGCGGGTTCCGGGTGCCTCAGTTGCCCTGAGACACCCCGCAGTCCAGGCGGTAGCCAGAGCTTTAAGCCGTGGCCTCAGGGCCGGGTGTGAGCGATCATCACCACAATGAACTCTCATTTCGTTGGCATAGCCGAGCTGGTCGAAACCCCGCCCGTGGCGGTCGTCGTCGACGTCATGCGTGCGTTCACCGTGGCCGCCTGGGCGTTCGCGCAGGGCGCGGAGAAGATCGTGCTCGCCGAATCGCTGGACGAAGCCCTGGCGCTCAAGGCCGCGCATCCGGCTTGGGTGGCGCTCAAGGACGGGCCGCCCGCACCCGGCTTCGACGTCGTCAACTCGCCGGGTCTGCTGCGCTCCGTCGACCTGGGCGGACGTACCGTCGTGCAGAAGACCACGGCAGGGACGGTCGGCGCCCTCGCGGTCAAGGAGGCGTCGCTGGTGCTGTGCGCGAGCTTCGTGGTCGCCGAGGCGACGGCGCGGTTGTTGCGGACACGTGAGTGCGACGACGTGACGTTCGTGGTCACCGGCGAGGGTGGGCGGGCCGACGAGGATCTGGCGTGCGCCCAGTACATCGCGCGGAGAGCCACCGAGGCCGGGACGGACGCTGCCGAGTTCCTCCGCCGCGCCGCCGGGTCGACCGCTGCGGCCGAGTTGACGCAGGGTGTGCGTCAGGGAGTCCACCCTGACGACGTCGCACTCTGCCTCGAACTCGACCGGTTTCCCTTTGCCGTGGTGGCGACGTTGGAAGGCTCGCTCATGGTCCTGCGTCCGTGCGTTGCGCCTTCGCCGAACGATGAGACGTCGATCTGAGCGCCGATGAGGTCCGTCACTCTCCCCCTCGCTGTCGCTGTCGCTGTCGCTGTCGCTGTCGCTGTCAGAGCACCTGCACGAAGAGCGTGGCGATGCCTCCGGTGACCAGACCGACGACAACGATCAAGGGACTGCCCTTAAGCGCTGCGCTGAGGTGGAAGCCCATGTCCCCGTACTCAGCCATGCCTTCCGTGCCGGGCAGGACCAGCAGGCGGGGACGTAGGCCCACGAGGATGATCCAATCGAGGACGACCAGATCGTAGACGCTCAACGTGGCGAATATGAGACCTGCGCAGACGGCCGCCGACAGGAAGGTCAAGCCTCCGTCCAGTGCTCCGCCCAGCCCCACCATCGCCGACGTCATCAAAGGGATGCCGCACACGCCCCACACGAACACGCCGACACATGCCGCGACCCGCCGACCGCGCGCACTCCTGGGTTTGCCGTACCGCGCCTGGACCGCCGGTGGATAGTCGTTCAGAAGGAAGTCCCGGCTGGCTGCCGCCCCCGCGAACACCGCCACGGTGAAGAGGACGCTCAGCACCAACCCGTACCCGACGCCGAACTCGATGATCGTTGACCACTGCATACCGACCCCTCCACAGGTTCTTTGTAGTGAACCGGACGACGCCATCACGTCGGCCGAAGCTGATGTCGGTAGAGGTATCGAGGTCACGCGCCCGACGACCAACCGCACCAGTCGCCCGCATCAGACCGCTGATCCAGCCACGGCAACCGCCCAGACGACGTACAGAACGTTCACCACCAGGCGGGCCACCGCGCCGACCGGCCGCTCCAGCAGGCGGGGCCGGTCCGGGCGCGCGCAGCGCAGCGCGTCCACGTGGGACACGAGGTAACAGGTGATCAGGAGAGCGGCGGCCCAGCCCCCGGCCGGCCTGGTGCGGGGAATGAGCACCAGCGCTCCCACCACGACTTCGACCACCCCCGAGGCGGCCACGAGGAACCTCTCCCGGCGGAGCCACGCGGGCACCAACGTGCGGAAGTAGTCGGGAAGCAGGAAATGCATGACTCCCGTGACCACAAGGAACACCGCCAACGTGACGGCAGCGATAGCGTGCATGGCACGATGATCCACTCACCGCGAGCCTGGGCTCTTGAACAAAGTGATCGCCGCATCGTCTTCGCCTCCGGTCCCGAGACGACGATGTTCGCCGAATCCCGTCCGAACCAGGTCGCCGCCCACCGGCTGCCCGCGTGGAAGGCCGTGCTCTCGATCGGCGGCCACGTGCAACTCCGCCGCGCCGGGCGGCCCGTGGTGGCCGCACCCGGGCTGATCGTGCCGCCCCAGCTGGCCCACAGCTGTGCGGCTACCTCGCCCTACGTCGCCCTGTTCATCGACGCCTGGCAGCTGCCCCCGTACCCGGAGCCGGTACAGCTGGACGCCGGGGAGGTCCGCCGCCTGGTCGCCGCGCTCGGCGCCCGCGACTCCTACGGCCCCGACACCAGTGCGGACCTGACCGCCACCTACGTCGAGTTGCGCACGCTCACCGGGGCGCCTTCCGCGGTCGACCCGAGGGTGGCCCGGGCCATCCACCTGTGCACACGGGCCGAACCGGACGCGCCGATCGCCTCCATCGGCAGCGAAGTCGGCCTCTCACCTCCGCGGCTGCGCGCCCTGGTCCAGCGGGACGTAGGCATTCCACTTGCTCGCTTGCGCCGATGGAGCCGCCTCCGCACCGCGATCGCCGACCTGCCGGACGCGACGGTCGCCGTGGCCGCAGCCACCGCGGGCTTCGCCGACCAGGCCCACCTCACGCGCACCGCACGGGACTTCCTCGGCCGTACGCCCGCTTCCCTGCGACACCCGGAGGCTTAGGCCCTGCGTCGGAAGTGATGACCTTCACGATGCGAGAGCTGAGCCAGCGCATAGCCGACCGCATCCGCACGCACGCCGAGCGGCTGCTGGCTCCCGACGGCCACACTGACCGCCGGGCCGCACTCGCCTTCACCGGCGTGTAGCCACCGCTCCGCGGGGGCACTATCACAGCCACCACCGGGAAGACCGCGACGTAAGTCGTTGAGCGCGGCCACAGAACCCGACCCACGGAACCCGACGGCCGACGGTGAGAGGGATCAGCATGCGGACCGGCATCGTCATGGCTGCGCGACCAGGTCTGGAACACCTGGCCGCACGCGCGGAGGAACTCGGCTTCAGCAGTTTCTGGGTCTACGACACGCCGATGATCCATGGCGATCCGTTCATCAGCCTCGCACTCTGCGCCCGGTCCACCAGCCGGCTCAAACTCGGCATCGGGGTCACCTCACCCGCGCTCCGCTCCGCGCCCGCCGCGGCGGCAGCGCTCAGCAGCCTCAACGCCCTCGCTCCCGGCCGCGTCATCTGCGGAGTCGGCACCGGCAACACAGCACGCCGCACGCTGGGCATGCGCCCCACGAAGTCGGCGGAACTGGAGTCGTTCACGGCCGCCTTGCAGGCTCTCACCACCGGTCGCGAGACGGACTACCGCGAGGGAACCCGGACCAGCAGGGTGCGCTTCCTGCACATCGGCGGCTACGTCGACACCGACGCGCCGGTGGAGTTCGTCGTGGCCGCGTTCGGCCCGAAGGTCGCCGCCATCGCGGGCCGCCTGAACACGGGAATGATCTCGTTCGCGCTCCACGCCCCGTCGGCCTGGTCCACGCTCGGCGACGCCCGCCGAGCGGCGGCGCAGGCAGCGGGCAACAGCGGCAGGACGCATTCGTACCTCCTCTCCTCCCTGTACGTCCTGGCCGACGGCGAGGACAGGTACGGCGAGGCCGTCAAGGACGCGATGGGGCACATCGCGGTGAGCGCGTTGCTCCTCGCGGTGGAGAACCCCGCCTTCCGCGCGTCTCTGCCCGATGAGGAGTCCGCGGCCGTCGACCGCCTGCTCCACCTGCGCGGCACCACCGCCACCGATCCCCACCGCCACCACACGCTCTACCGCAACTACCTCGGCCGACTGTCCACCGAGGAGCGCGATCTCGTCGTGCCCTCCCTGGTGGACAAGTTCGGCCTGGTCGGCACCAGGGACGAGATCAGGCAGCAGATCAACGCGCTGGAGAAGTCAGGGGTCGACGAGCTCGTGATCCAGCCCGTGGCGGACCCGGAAGCGGAAATGACCGCGCTCGCCCGGCTCCTGCCCTGATACGGCACAGCCACGGAGACTTGAGACCTTCAGGAACGTGACCGACGCAGGTAAGCAGAGAGCAGCAGGCCTCCACCGGCTATTCCGACCGCGCCCGCGGTCACGCTCCACCAATCCGTGGGATCACTCAATACGAATCCTTTGAAGACCGCGAAGACGCAGATGCCGACCCCGATCACTGAGAAAGCCAGCAGTCTCTTTCCAGTCATCCACATCACACATCCATAGGGTCGCTTCAAATTTTTCGGGCCAGCACCAGGACCCACTCACCGAACCCCCGACCCGACCTGCCCGAAGCGCGGATCTCGGCGCATATCCGCCCACGTCGACAGCCGCTCACAGTCAGTGATCACCGTATTGAACTGGCCGAATGATCGCGTGTCCGGAAAGTCGCCGTTGGTGCACCTATGACGCCTAACGCAGCGCCCCTCACGGCACATGTACACCATCAGCCCCGCACTCTCGCACGGCAGGCAACTCGCATACGCCGACGACATGTTGTTGCCGCTCTGCCACCCGCGCAACAGGGATCCATCCCTCTGTACGAGCCTCAGCGACGTGCCGTTCGAGTGCTGCGAGTGCCCCGTCGGTTACGGATGGCGACGTTCATCCACCGCGTGGCCGAAACTCGCACCTGATCGATCAAACAATCCTGGAATCCCTGGTCATGCGCCTCTCCAGGCACTTAAGTACCTGTCGGGCACTCGCTACCGGCCACGGGCGAAAGCCACCGGCCCTGTTTCGCGCCAGCGGTCGGCTCCGCTCCGCTCGTCGGCCGACATCGCTGTCCTACGCACTCAGGCACTCCCGAACGCCCGTTCGACCGTTTGACCGAGCCACCCACCCCCACTGCACCGAGGATCCCTCTACCTATGGCCGCCAGTGCACACCGTTCGGTGTCGTACTCACACCATCCGGCGGGCCACAGCGCTCAATCCGCCCCGTGCGGTCCGTCCCGCCCCAAGGGACGCTGATGGAGGGCTCGAACCCGGCCGGTGGCGTAACCCCGGCCGGCCGCGACACGGACCTCTCCACGGCAGTGCAGGACATCCGGGCCGGTTACTGGATGCAGATGCGGCAGGTACTGGCCCGTACCGGCACCTGGCCGCAGTGGACGTCCCGCACCCAAGTGCTGGGCGTCGTCGCGGCTCAGGCGAACGTCGTGGAGTTGTGGCTCAAGGAGGAGCCGGAGAGCCTCGCGGCCCGCGTGATGTACGCCAGAGTCGCCACCGAACGCGTGCTGCAGGCCCACCGGCGGGACTGGGCGCGCGACTACCGCAAAGCGCAGGACCTGGAGAAGCTGGTGGTCCGGGCCCGGGACGCGTGCGACCAGGCGAGCGAGGGGAATCCCGACGACGCCGTGCCCTGGATCTGCCGCCTCGCCCTGGCCGAAACGGACGTGGCAGGACGTTACCCGGAGCATCACCTGACCCCGCCGCCCCACGAGTATCTGCTGCCCGGCGGTCCATGGGGTCTGCTGTCGGAAGTACACCGCCGGGATCCGTTCAACCGCGAGGCATGGCACCGCATGTCCCAGGCGCTCCAGGCCCGCCCGGGTCCGGCGGGCCGCCAGGCGGTCGCGACGGATTTCGCCCGCTGGACGGTCTCCTTCGCGCCGCCCGACTCACCCCTCCTTCTGCTGCCCCTCTACGCCCGCGTGCAGGAGCACCGGGAGCGGCGGGACAACGGCGCGGCCATGCTGAACCTCCTGTGGACCAGGGAGGACACCACCCGGGCCATCACCCAGGCCTTCGAGGGCTGGTTCCGGAGGCGCGAGCCCGCCACCAGTTCCCAACTGGACCTGAACTACCTCGCCTACGCCCTGGCGAGGGGCGGCTTCGCCCAGTGGGCCGCCGAAGTGTTCGCCGCCATCGGCGACTTCGCCACTCCCGCCCCGTGGCACTACGACGCCCGGTACCCGGACGACCAGTGGCGGAAGGCATTCGAGGAGGACCGTGTCGCCTGCCTGAGATCCCGCCCGCGGCATACGGGAGGCAACCCCTGACCGCCACCCGACCTGGCCGGGCAGCCACCGGGTTCCCGTACGCCCGCTAGGGCCTGGCAACCACCCCAGCCCCACATCCCCCGTTCCACCCCCGCCTGCACCCCCATTGCAGCTTCCCCGTGCGGAGAACCGATGCCTTCGATGAGAACACCGCGCCAGCAGCGGAACCCGGCCGACCATGGCAGGGACCACGGCATGGACACCGACGTCGAATCCGGCGTCGACCACGACGGGGAGGACGCGCGCCTCCTCCAGTCACTGGGCTACACCCAGCAACTGCACCGCCGCATGGGGGCCTTCGGCAACTTCTCGGCCTCCCTCTCGGTCATCTCGATCATGTCGGGGACCCTGCTGCTGTTCGGCTACGGCCTGAACACGGGTGGCCCCGCGGTGATCACGTGGGGCTGGCTCGCCGTCGGACCGCTGGTGTTGTGCCTGGCCGCGGCGCTGGCGGAGATCACCTCCCGCTACCCCACCAGTGGCGGCCTGTACTACATGGCCCGCCAGCTCGGAGGCGAGCGGTGGAGCTGGTACACCGGCTGGCTCAACCTCCTGGGCCTGCTCGGCGGTATCGCCGCCCAGGACTACGGCATCGCGACGTTCACCGCCGCGTGGATGAACCTGCAGTTCGACTACACGCCGAGCCCCGGCTCCCTGCTGGCCCTGTACGCGGTCATCCTCGCCCTGCACGCGGTGATGAACCTCTTCGGCACCCGCCTGATGAACATCCTGACGTCGCTGAGCGCGTGGTGGCACTTGGCGGGAGCCGTCGTCATCATCGGCTCACTGGCGCTCGTACCCTCCCACCACCAGTCGGCCGGTTTCGTCTTCTCGGAGTTCACCAACAACACCGGCTGGAGTACCCCGGCCTACGTCATTCTGCTGGGCATGCTGCTGCCGGTCTTCGCGCTGGCCGGGTACGACACCTCGGCGCACCTGAGCGAGGAGACCAACCATGCCTCCGTCGCCGCGGCCCGCGGGGTCTTCCGCTCGGTGGCGGTGTCCTGGATCGCCGGTGGCATCCTGCTGACCACGCTGCTGTTCGCCGTCCAGGACTACACCGGGACCCTGGAGAGCCAGACCGGCGTGCCCGTGGCGCAGATCCTTCTGGACGCGCTGGGCATGGCGGCGGCCAAGGCGCTGCTGCTGGTGATCATCGTGGCCCAGTTCCTGTGCGGCTACACCGTGACCGCCAGTGCCAGCCGCATGATCTACGCCTTCGCCCGGGACGGTGCCCTGCCCGGATCGTCGCGCTGGAAGAAGGTCAGCCGCCGCACCGCCATCCCCGCCAACGCGGTCTGGCTGGCGGTAGTCGTCGCTTTCGTACTGGCACTCCCCTCCCTGTACTCGAACACGGCGTTCTCAGCGGTGACCGCCATTTCGGTCGTCGGATTCACCTCGGCCTACGCCATCCCGGTCCTGTTGCGACTGATCCACCGGGAACGATTCTCCCCGGGGCCCTGGAACCTGGGCCGGTGGAGCCGGCCGATCGGCTGGGTCGCGGTGGTGTGGGCGGCCGCGGTCACGGTGCTGTTCCTGCTGCCGCAGAGCAGCCCGGTCAGCGCCAAAACGTTCAACTACACGCCCGTCGCCGTGGTGGTGGCCTTCCTCATAGCCGCCCTGTGGCGCCGCTTCGGCCGCGACTCGTACCACGTGCCCCGCTCCAGCTCTCCCACCGAGGACAAGCAGTTCGAGGGCATCATCTGATGACGACGACAGCACCCTCCGCACCACAACGACCGCAACAACCGCAACAACCCTTGGGGGTACGGTGACTGGCCTCGCGGCGTCCATCGAATCGGCACAGCAGCTCACCGTGGCCTGGCGCGGCCTGGTGCTCGACCGCGATGCGGAAGCGGATGTGCGCGACCTTCCCGGCATCGCCGTCCGCTGGGCCGACTGCCAATTCTCCTTCTACAACTGCATCACCCTGACCGAATCGGGGGCGGGAGCGGATCTCGTCGCACAGCGCCTCACCCAGGCGGCGGACATCATGCGCGCGAAGGAGCATCCGGGCTTCCTGTGGCTCTTCGAGGACCTCCTCGAAGACGAGGCCCGCGCCTCGCTGACCGCGGCGGCGGAGCGGGCCGGTCTGCGGTACGCGTTCCCGGGCACGGGCATGGCCGGAGACCTGCTGCCCATCCCCGACCCGGTCCACCCCGACCTGACGTTCGTGCGGGTACGCACCGACGAGCACTTGCGGGCCTACGCGGACCTCCAGTCACGCGCGTACGACTTCCCCCTGGAGGAAGGCCGCGACGGCCTGGTCGGCTCCGCGCACTGGAAGGACGAGATGTACGCGTACCTGGCCATGCGGGGCGACGTTCCGGTGGCGTGCGCGGCGACGGTCGAAGCGGACGGCCGCCTCTTCGTCGCCTTCGTCGCCACGGACCCGCAGTGGCAGCGCAAGGGCTACGGCGAGGCGGTCACGCGCAAGGCCCTGTACGAGGGCGCCGCGGCCACCGGCCTGTCCCGCGCCACGTTGCACGCGACCGTCGCGGGGGCACCCGTGTACCCGCGTATCGGCTTCGAGCCGAACACGCCCATCCACTTCTACAGCCTGACGGAGTGAGCCCGCATCCGGACCATCATTCTGACGATCTGGGCCGGCGAGGTGATGGCGCGGCATCAGCTCAGTCGCTCAGCGCTCCAGCCCCTCGGGCGCGAACCGGTCGCTGTTGACGCGGATCCAGGTGCGCAGATGAGCCAGCGGCTCCAGGGCACCGCGGCCGAGTTCGGTCAGCTCGTACTCGACACGCGACGGGACCTCCGGGTAGACGGTGCGTACGACCAGGCCGTTGTCCTCCAGGCGCCGCAGCGTCTGGGTGAGCACCTTGGGGCTGACGCCCTCCAGTTTGCGCCGCAGCTCGCCGAAGCGGCGGGGACCGTCCGACAGGGCGGTGATGGCCAGTCCCGTCCATTTGTTGGCGAGCAGTTCGAAGATCGCCCGGCCCGGGCAGAGCAGCCCGTAGATGTCGTGCTGGTACGCGCGCCCGGTCACGTCGGAAAACCGGCCCTGAGCTGTCATGGTTTCCAAAATATACTTGGCGCCCTTGCGGGTGACCACGGGGTTGATCATACGTTCGCGGCATGAACTCGATCGCCGCTTCCGCCCCTGTCCGCGTCGGCCTGGTCGGCCTCTCCGCCCGCGGCGGCTGGGCCGCCCAGTCGCACTTGCCCGCCCTTTCCCTCGTCAGCGGCTACGAAGTCCGCGCCCTGTCGGCCTCGAGCGGCGAGTCCGCCCGACTCGCGGGCGAGAAGTACGGGGTCCCGCTCGCCTTCGGCAGCACCGCGGAGCTGGTGGCGAGCGACGAGGTCGACCTGGTGGTGGTCAGCGTCCGGGTGCCGCTGCACCGGGAGGTGATCCTCGCGGCGCTCGGCGCAGGCAAGGCGGTGCTGTCCGAGTGGCCGCTGGGCAACGGGCTCGCGGAGGCGGAGGAGCTCGCGGCGGCCGCGGCGAAGGCGGGAGTGCGGACCTTCGCCGGGCTTCAGGCCCGCTCGGCACCCGCGGTGCGACAGGTGCGGGACCTGGTCGCCGAGGGGTACGTGGGCGAGGTCCTCTCCACCAGCCTGGTGGCGTCGGGGCGCCGGTGGGGCGCCACCTACGAGCCGAGCGGCGCATACCTCCTGGACCGGGCGAACGGCGGCACCATGCTGACGATCCCCTTCGGGCACACCGTCGACGCCGTGGCCCAAGTGCTCGGCGAGTACACCGAGGTCTCCTCGACACTCGCGACCCGGCGCC
The sequence above is a segment of the Streptomyces sp. Je 1-369 genome. Coding sequences within it:
- a CDS encoding GNAT family N-acetyltransferase, with amino-acid sequence MTGLAASIESAQQLTVAWRGLVLDRDAEADVRDLPGIAVRWADCQFSFYNCITLTESGAGADLVAQRLTQAADIMRAKEHPGFLWLFEDLLEDEARASLTAAAERAGLRYAFPGTGMAGDLLPIPDPVHPDLTFVRVRTDEHLRAYADLQSRAYDFPLEEGRDGLVGSAHWKDEMYAYLAMRGDVPVACAATVEADGRLFVAFVATDPQWQRKGYGEAVTRKALYEGAAATGLSRATLHATVAGAPVYPRIGFEPNTPIHFYSLTE
- a CDS encoding Gfo/Idh/MocA family protein; amino-acid sequence: MNSIAASAPVRVGLVGLSARGGWAAQSHLPALSLVSGYEVRALSASSGESARLAGEKYGVPLAFGSTAELVASDEVDLVVVSVRVPLHREVILAALGAGKAVLSEWPLGNGLAEAEELAAAAAKAGVRTFAGLQARSAPAVRQVRDLVAEGYVGEVLSTSLVASGRRWGATYEPSGAYLLDRANGGTMLTIPFGHTVDAVAQVLGEYTEVSSTLATRRPVVHEEGTGRAAAMTVHDQVAVSGRLTSGAVASLHFRAGLSRGTNFHWEINGTEGDLVITGDHGHLQQAALTVHGARGAAATTTEIPLPARYLDVPELAGLWGRPAYNVGAQYAQIHSDLTQGTALAPDFTHAARRQRLLDAIERSGDAGTRIAL
- a CDS encoding winged helix-turn-helix transcriptional regulator yields the protein MTAQGRFSDVTGRAYQHDIYGLLCPGRAIFELLANKWTGLAITALSDGPRRFGELRRKLEGVSPKVLTQTLRRLEDNGLVVRTVYPEVPSRVEYELTELGRGALEPLAHLRTWIRVNSDRFAPEGLER
- a CDS encoding amino acid permease; the encoded protein is MDTDVESGVDHDGEDARLLQSLGYTQQLHRRMGAFGNFSASLSVISIMSGTLLLFGYGLNTGGPAVITWGWLAVGPLVLCLAAALAEITSRYPTSGGLYYMARQLGGERWSWYTGWLNLLGLLGGIAAQDYGIATFTAAWMNLQFDYTPSPGSLLALYAVILALHAVMNLFGTRLMNILTSLSAWWHLAGAVVIIGSLALVPSHHQSAGFVFSEFTNNTGWSTPAYVILLGMLLPVFALAGYDTSAHLSEETNHASVAAARGVFRSVAVSWIAGGILLTTLLFAVQDYTGTLESQTGVPVAQILLDALGMAAAKALLLVIIVAQFLCGYTVTASASRMIYAFARDGALPGSSRWKKVSRRTAIPANAVWLAVVVAFVLALPSLYSNTAFSAVTAISVVGFTSAYAIPVLLRLIHRERFSPGPWNLGRWSRPIGWVAVVWAAAVTVLFLLPQSSPVSAKTFNYTPVAVVVAFLIAALWRRFGRDSYHVPRSSSPTEDKQFEGII